From Nitrospinota bacterium, the proteins below share one genomic window:
- a CDS encoding ABC transporter ATP-binding protein: protein MTEPDNQVVSFAKAAAMRGRTLKIGNPLISEVNAAGFSGIRVESLGKQVGQANLLADVTFEASPGSCFGILGENGSGKTTLLRLITGLAFPTAGAVTVSGKNPHTDTVGALGMISGLIGIPAFHPHMNAHDNLGLFWDGDSAADTQRIMGALHTVGLADEAEKKVGDYSRGMLQRLGVALVIMQDRPLVVLDEPTQGVDVVWAEKLSALFREMAEKGKLLLITSHDFDFITGLCGHVLILDGGRTAYQGRLKDIAEFPYYFHLRAEPSEKTLEVVKRLDFVHRAARVGEALELTLKAENTNMLVAELVAAGCQIHECALRHYSVADLIAQRRAKTA, encoded by the coding sequence ATGACTGAGCCGGATAACCAAGTCGTATCATTTGCCAAGGCGGCGGCCATGCGCGGCCGGACATTAAAAATCGGAAATCCGCTCATATCCGAAGTGAACGCGGCCGGTTTTAGCGGCATCCGCGTGGAGAGCCTGGGCAAACAGGTGGGACAGGCCAATCTCCTTGCCGATGTGACATTCGAAGCTTCGCCCGGAAGCTGTTTCGGCATTTTGGGGGAAAATGGTTCCGGCAAAACAACGTTGTTGCGGCTTATCACCGGTCTGGCGTTCCCCACCGCCGGCGCCGTCACGGTATCCGGCAAAAACCCGCATACCGATACCGTGGGCGCGCTGGGCATGATCAGCGGCCTCATCGGCATCCCCGCATTTCATCCGCATATGAACGCGCATGACAACCTCGGCCTTTTTTGGGATGGCGACAGCGCCGCCGATACCCAGCGAATCATGGGCGCGCTACATACAGTCGGCTTGGCCGACGAGGCTGAAAAAAAGGTGGGGGATTATTCCCGCGGCATGTTGCAGCGGCTGGGGGTGGCGCTGGTCATCATGCAGGACCGCCCGCTGGTTGTCCTGGACGAACCAACGCAAGGGGTGGATGTCGTTTGGGCGGAAAAACTGTCCGCCCTTTTCCGCGAGATGGCGGAAAAGGGGAAACTGCTGTTGATAACAAGCCACGATTTCGATTTCATAACCGGCTTGTGCGGTCATGTGCTGATTTTGGACGGCGGCCGCACCGCCTATCAGGGGCGGTTAAAAGACATCGCGGAATTTCCCTACTATTTCCATTTGCGCGCGGAGCCATCGGAAAAAACACTGGAGGTGGTAAAGCGGCTTGATTTTGTGCATAGGGCCGCCCGCGTGGGAGAAGCCCTGGAGCTTACCCTCAAGGCCGAAAACACGAACATGCTGGTGGCGGAACTGGTGGCCGCCGGATGCCAAATACACGAGTGCGCCCTCCGGCATTATTCCGTGGCCGACCTTATCGCGCAACGCCGCGCGAAAACCGCGTAA
- the wecB gene encoding UDP-N-acetylglucosamine 2-epimerase (non-hydrolyzing), protein MKRVMVVFGTRPEAIKMAPVVLALKASGMFDVKVCITGQHRGMLDQVLAMFDIVPDYDLNIMKPGQDLTDITSNVLAGMRGVYRAWRPEWTLVHGDTTTTFSASLASFYERIPVGHVEAGLRTHNKYSPWPEEINRHVTGVLATLHFAPTPAARQNLINEGIAPANVEVTGNTVIDALLGAIRRLKENPPLMEQFKKRFSFLDLSKKLVLVTCHRRENFGEGFQRICTALARLAGRSDVEVLYPVHLNPNVQQPVNEMLGGRKNVHLMEPLDYLPFIYLMERSHLIITDSGGIQEEAPSLGKPVLVMRDATERPEAVDAGTVRLVGTDPDKIFNEAKVLIENQDDYERMSRLHNPYGDGLASGRITKRLLLGT, encoded by the coding sequence TTGAAGCGGGTGATGGTGGTATTCGGTACGCGTCCGGAGGCAATCAAGATGGCCCCGGTGGTCTTGGCGCTGAAGGCCAGCGGCATGTTTGACGTAAAAGTTTGCATCACCGGCCAGCATCGCGGCATGCTGGATCAGGTGCTCGCCATGTTCGATATCGTCCCCGATTATGACCTGAACATAATGAAACCGGGACAGGACCTTACCGACATTACAAGCAACGTCCTTGCCGGCATGCGGGGCGTATATCGCGCATGGCGTCCGGAATGGACTTTGGTGCATGGCGACACCACCACAACTTTTTCCGCCAGCCTCGCTTCGTTTTATGAGCGCATACCGGTGGGGCACGTCGAGGCCGGGCTGCGGACGCACAACAAATATTCCCCGTGGCCCGAAGAAATCAACCGCCACGTTACCGGCGTGCTTGCCACGCTTCATTTTGCGCCAACCCCCGCCGCGCGGCAAAACCTGATTAATGAAGGCATCGCTCCGGCAAACGTGGAAGTAACCGGCAACACGGTGATCGACGCCCTCCTGGGCGCGATAAGAAGACTGAAGGAAAATCCCCCGCTCATGGAGCAGTTCAAAAAGCGTTTTTCGTTCCTTGATCTTTCCAAAAAGCTGGTATTGGTCACCTGCCACCGGCGTGAGAATTTCGGCGAAGGTTTTCAGCGCATCTGCACGGCGCTCGCGCGGCTTGCAGGGCGGAGCGATGTGGAAGTGCTCTATCCGGTGCATCTGAACCCCAATGTGCAACAACCGGTGAATGAAATGCTGGGTGGCCGCAAGAATGTTCACCTTATGGAACCGCTGGACTACCTTCCCTTTATTTACCTGATGGAACGCTCACATCTCATCATTACCGATTCCGGCGGTATCCAGGAAGAGGCCCCCTCGCTTGGCAAGCCGGTGTTGGTGATGCGGGATGCCACCGAACGGCCCGAAGCCGTTGATGCCGGCACCGTGCGGCTTGTGGGCACGGACCCTGATAAAATATTCAACGAAGCCAAAGTTCTTATTGAAAATCAGGACGATTATGAAAGAATGTCACGCCTGCACAATCCCTATGGGGACGGATTGGCGTCTGGCCGGATAACAAAGAGGTTGTTGCTTGGAACATAA